The following proteins are co-located in the Enoplosus armatus isolate fEnoArm2 chromosome 8, fEnoArm2.hap1, whole genome shotgun sequence genome:
- the dpm1 gene encoding dolichol-phosphate mannosyltransferase subunit 1 isoform X1, protein MASRKTSHPNRDNGDKYSILLPTYNERENLPLIVWLLVKYFGESGYNYEIIVIDDGSPDGTLEVAEQLQNIYGEDKILLRPRAKKLGLGTAYIHGMKHATGNFIIIMDADLSHHPKFIPEFIEKQKEGNYDLVSGTRYQGNGGVYGWDLRRKLISRGANFLTQVLLRPGASDLTGSFRLYKKKVLESLVERCVSKGYVFQMEMIVRARQLNYTIGEVPISFVDRVYGESKLGGNEIVSFVKGLLTLFATT, encoded by the exons ATGGCAAGCCGAAAAACTTCGCACCCAAACCGGGACAATGGGGACAAATACTCCATACTATTACCTACCTACAACGAAAGGGAAAACCTACCTTTGATAGTGTGGCTCTTGGTGAAATATTTCGGTGAAAG TGGCTATAACTACGAGATCATTGTCATTGACGACGGAAGCCCAGATGGTACATTGGAGGTGGCAGAGCAGTTGCAGAACATTTATGGAGAGGATAAGATA CTTCTACGACCAAGAGCGAAAAAATTAGGCCTAG GCACGGCCTACATCCACGGCATGAAGCATGCTACTGGgaacttcatcatcatcatggatGCAGATCTTTCCCATCAT ccTAAATTTATCCCAGAATTTATTGA aaaGCAGAAGGAAGGCAATTACGACCTGGTGTCTGGTACTCGATATCAAGGGAACGGAGGCGTATACGGCTGGGACCTGCGCAGGAAACTCATCAG TCGGGGGGCCAACTTTCTGACTCAAGTGTTATTGAGACCCGGGGCTTCAGACCTCACAGGGAGCTTCAG GCTGTACAAGAAGAAGGTGTTGGAGAGTCTGGTTGAGCGGTGCGTGTCCAAAGGGTACGTCTTTCAGATGGAGATGATTGTCCGTGCCAGACAGCTCAACTACACAATCGGAGAA GTACCCATTTCCTTTGTGGATCGAGTTTACGGAGAGTCCAAACTTGGAGGGAACGAGATTGTGTCATTTGTGAAAGGACTGCTCACACTCTTTGCCACAACATGA
- the dpm1 gene encoding dolichol-phosphate mannosyltransferase subunit 1 isoform X2, with protein MASRKTSHPNRDNGDKYSILLPTYNERENLPLIVWLLVKYFGESGYNYEIIVIDDGSPDGTLEVAEQLQNIYGEDKILLRPRAKKLGLGTAYIHGMKHATGNFIIIMDADLSHHPKFIPEFIEKQKEGNYDLVSGTRYQGNGGVYGWDLRRKLIRLYKKKVLESLVERCVSKGYVFQMEMIVRARQLNYTIGEVPISFVDRVYGESKLGGNEIVSFVKGLLTLFATT; from the exons ATGGCAAGCCGAAAAACTTCGCACCCAAACCGGGACAATGGGGACAAATACTCCATACTATTACCTACCTACAACGAAAGGGAAAACCTACCTTTGATAGTGTGGCTCTTGGTGAAATATTTCGGTGAAAG TGGCTATAACTACGAGATCATTGTCATTGACGACGGAAGCCCAGATGGTACATTGGAGGTGGCAGAGCAGTTGCAGAACATTTATGGAGAGGATAAGATA CTTCTACGACCAAGAGCGAAAAAATTAGGCCTAG GCACGGCCTACATCCACGGCATGAAGCATGCTACTGGgaacttcatcatcatcatggatGCAGATCTTTCCCATCAT ccTAAATTTATCCCAGAATTTATTGA aaaGCAGAAGGAAGGCAATTACGACCTGGTGTCTGGTACTCGATATCAAGGGAACGGAGGCGTATACGGCTGGGACCTGCGCAGGAAACTCATCAG GCTGTACAAGAAGAAGGTGTTGGAGAGTCTGGTTGAGCGGTGCGTGTCCAAAGGGTACGTCTTTCAGATGGAGATGATTGTCCGTGCCAGACAGCTCAACTACACAATCGGAGAA GTACCCATTTCCTTTGTGGATCGAGTTTACGGAGAGTCCAAACTTGGAGGGAACGAGATTGTGTCATTTGTGAAAGGACTGCTCACACTCTTTGCCACAACATGA